The Streptomyces sp. NBC_00344 genome includes a window with the following:
- a CDS encoding ABC transporter substrate-binding protein, whose translation MRRKAIALIPLLATAMGLPLVAGCGGEANAGDGTVTVTVGYQSKTINTVTAGTLLRSLGSFEKELAALGARDGIRYKVKWQDYATGAPITAQMTAGKIDIGSMGDFPLLINAARGTQLRRPTRLVSVTGYNLRGGLNTIVTEPGSTLTSLADLRGKKVSTSIGSAADGTLVRALQREGIDSEKDIHKLNQQPAVGASALQSGSVDALSQFVAWPGQLAFQHKATALYDGAALNLPTFHGVTAREDFAKKRPAVLKAFLRAQITATGYLHEHPVQAAEKVASATGLPAEAVYLYNGANGIASFDPTLKPRLVSALKKDVSILKAEKLVGDVDVDGFVDDRYVKAAYGAGYAKQLAVTAPAPRSEVWLKGADRTRAFTSPARALHYAAGQGGRVRAVYVPDATTGTLWYADHAVWVRDGAGLKPFVTAATARAYVTAHPGARQISYATARAKATS comes from the coding sequence ATGCGACGTAAAGCGATTGCGTTGATCCCTCTGCTGGCCACCGCCATGGGCCTGCCGCTGGTCGCGGGCTGCGGCGGTGAGGCGAACGCCGGCGACGGCACGGTGACCGTCACCGTCGGGTACCAGTCCAAGACCATCAACACCGTGACCGCGGGGACCCTGCTGCGTTCCCTCGGCTCCTTCGAGAAGGAGCTGGCGGCACTGGGCGCACGCGACGGCATCAGGTACAAGGTGAAGTGGCAGGACTATGCGACGGGCGCGCCGATCACCGCCCAGATGACGGCGGGGAAGATCGACATCGGGTCGATGGGCGACTTCCCGCTGCTGATCAACGCGGCTCGCGGCACCCAGCTGCGCCGGCCGACCCGGCTGGTCTCGGTCACCGGCTACAACCTGCGCGGCGGCCTCAACACCATCGTCACCGAGCCCGGCTCCACGCTCACCTCGCTGGCGGACCTGCGCGGCAAGAAGGTCTCCACCAGCATCGGTTCCGCTGCTGACGGCACGCTCGTGAGGGCGCTCCAGCGGGAGGGCATCGACTCCGAGAAGGACATCCACAAGCTCAATCAGCAGCCGGCCGTCGGGGCGTCCGCGCTCCAGTCGGGCAGCGTGGACGCGCTCTCGCAGTTCGTCGCCTGGCCGGGCCAGCTGGCGTTCCAGCACAAGGCGACCGCGCTGTACGACGGGGCTGCGCTCAATCTGCCGACCTTCCACGGGGTGACCGCCCGCGAGGACTTCGCGAAGAAGCGCCCCGCCGTACTGAAGGCCTTTCTGCGCGCCCAGATCACCGCGACCGGCTATCTGCACGAACACCCCGTGCAGGCGGCGGAGAAGGTCGCGTCAGCGACCGGCCTGCCCGCCGAAGCGGTCTATCTCTACAACGGCGCGAACGGCATCGCGTCCTTCGATCCGACACTCAAGCCGCGGCTGGTCTCCGCGCTGAAGAAGGACGTCTCGATCCTGAAGGCCGAGAAACTGGTCGGTGACGTGGACGTCGACGGATTCGTCGACGACCGCTATGTGAAGGCGGCGTACGGCGCCGGATACGCCAAGCAGCTCGCCGTCACCGCCCCGGCTCCGCGGAGCGAGGTGTGGCTCAAGGGCGCCGACAGGACCAGGGCCTTCACGTCCCCGGCCCGGGCGCTCCACTACGCGGCGGGGCAGGGCGGCCGGGTCCGCGCCGTCTATGTCCCCGACGCGACCACCGGCACTCTCTGGTACGCCGACCACGCGGTGTGGGTGCGGGACGGCGCCGGGCTGAAGCCGTTCGTCACGGCGGCCACCGCACGGGCC